The DNA region TTTGAGGCGGTCATCGTTAGCCCTGAATTTGTTGGTAAGACTATGGTTAAGCAGCATCAGTTGGTGTACTCAGCCTTAGGCGACAGGATGAGAGCTGAGATTCATGCTTTATCCATGCAAACGTTAACCCCAGACGCGTGGTTAACGTTGCAAGCTAACAACTAAGGCTAAAGTGTGTCTAATCAAGTACCAGTAAAAAGTTTTTGTAATTAAGTTTTGTAATTAGGATAAATAATGGATACGCAGGAATTAATCAGAAGTCAGGTAACAGGTAACCCAGTAGTGCTGTATATGAAAGGTAGCCCAAAGTTTCCACAATGTGGTTTTTCAAACTTGGCAACGCAAATTCTCAATGCCTGTAACGTAGAGTACGTGGCGATTGATGTGTTAGCAGATCAAAATATCCGTGAGGGTATTAAAACTTATGCAAACTGGCCAACGATTCCACAGTTATATATTAACGGTGAATTTGTAGGTGGTTCAGACATTATGCGTGCCATGTATGAAAGTGGTGAGCTTCAAACATTATTGAATGCGACTAAATAATTGGACAAACTGCTGATTACAGGCGGTAATCGCC from Methylotenera sp. L2L1 includes:
- a CDS encoding BolA family protein; the protein is MLSAQQLETYITQNLACDYIKVLGDDGTHFEAVIVSPEFVGKTMVKQHQLVYSALGDRMRAEIHALSMQTLTPDAWLTLQANN
- the grxD gene encoding Grx4 family monothiol glutaredoxin; the encoded protein is MDTQELIRSQVTGNPVVLYMKGSPKFPQCGFSNLATQILNACNVEYVAIDVLADQNIREGIKTYANWPTIPQLYINGEFVGGSDIMRAMYESGELQTLLNATK